AGTAGTCGGCACTCTTCAGGCCTTCCATCTAAAAGAAAAATTCACATCAGTGAACTTATGTTAGATAAGTGTCCTTTCCCACCTCGATCAGATTTAGCTTTTAGATGGCATTTTATTAAACGACACACTGTTCCTATAAATCCCAAATCAGAAGAATGGGTAAGCACAGACTTGTCTCAGAGTGAATTGAGGGATGGTCAgctaaaacaaagaagaaacatgGAAGAAGATGTAAACTGTTTCTCACATACCAATGTTCAGCCCTGTGTCATAACTACCAACAGCGCTTCGTGTAAAGGTGATCCTATGACTGGCTCTGTGATAAACCTGGTTTCCAATAACAGTATAGAAGATAGTGATATGGATTCAGATGATGAAATTATAACACTTTGCACAAgttccagaaaaagaaacaaacccaaaTGGGAATTAGATGATGAAATCCTGCAGTTGGAAACACCTCCTAAGTACCACACCCAGATTGATTACGTCCACTGTCTTGTACCAGACCTTCTACAAATCAATAACAATCCGTGTTACTGGGGAGTTATGGATAAATATGCAGCCGAAGCGCTACTAGAAGGAAAACCAGAGGGAACCTTTTTACTTCGAGACTCAGCACAGGAAGACTACTTATTCTCTGTTAGTTTTAGACGCTATAGTCGTTCTCTTCATGCTAGAATTGAACAGTGGAACCACAACTTTAGCTTTGATGCACATGATCCTTGTGTCTTCCATTCTCCTGACATTACTGGGCTCCTAGAACATTATAAGGACCCGAGTGCCTGTATGTTCTTCGAACCACTTTTATCCACACCTTTAATTCGGACTTTCCCCTTTTCCTTGCAGCATATATGCAGAACAGTTATTTGTAACTGTACAACTTATGATGGCATTGATGCCCTTCCAATTCCTTCTTCTATGAAATTATATCTGAAGGAATATCACTATAAATCAAAAGTTAGAGTACTCAGGATCGATGCACCAGAACAACAATGCTAGGAAAAGGGTAGGAAAATCTGAATGattatatatacatgttttcATTTAATAGCTTATGGTTCTTGTTCAGCCACTCTGAATTTTTCTTCAAGGGCAGTTGGAGTCCAAAATAAACTCTGCCCAAAATCTTACTTccgtattattttatgtttcttgCAATGCACTGTTGAAGGTTATACACTAGGGTTAATgatgtttggtttttgttttttccgtAGATTGTATACttaattttgttttccttaattCTAATTGTTGTATGATACAGGCATATTTGAAATTTGGTAGGCACTGCAGAGttgaatattttgtttttcatgctttcctttaaaaaaaaatgctgtgtcCTTCCTACATGTAAAATGTTTTGTTAATCTATACTATCAGTATTCCTGTACATAAAATAGTTTCCCCATCCCATATTCAATGAATTGTTTTAAAATTCGTCAGTAAAGTTGAGTGTGTTGTAATTCACAATTCATACTAAACATAATTGACTTTTATAATTTTCTAGTAGGGTTGTTAGACATAGCAAGATGGTTTAAAATCAAAGTTAATGGTGTATTTTCATCTTAAATATTTACTCAAAAACAGTATTACTAAATTTCGTTGATGTGGTCAGTGAAAATCAAATGAGAACATGACGTTTTGGAGACGCATTTTTTCTTCTGCAATGTGGCAGGGCTGTTATTTTTGAATAGGCCTTTCTCTCAACCTGGAAGAGTGAAGCTACCTTCATAACATAAATATTGTTCCTTTCTCACTGGAAGCTTTAAAAATAGTAAGTAATAACACTATTAGTAACTAGTAGTTACTAAAGTACTAAAGGAACTATGGGAGTTTTCTGTATTATGAACTATTGCATCTACTTAGCCCTTTTATGGAAATTCTGAACCTGTTACTTTGAGATTCCACAGTTTATAAACAGCCATGAATTTCCACTGGTAACCAAAGAATACCTAAATAATTTTTCACTATTTTAAATTGGACCTGAATAAAGATTCAAGAATTAAACATGAGCTCAGTATTCAGGAAGCTTAAAATTGTTTTTATCTTAAAAGTTCAAATAAAGATTCCTGTCTTCAGAATTATGTGTTTTAATATGGcctcaaaaaaaaggaaaacctttTTGACAGGTACGTGGTTTATACAATACAAACAGTACTGGGTAACAAGGGcaatatttttaatttactatcccaagaatggaaaccctgatggcatagtggtgaagtgctacgtttgctaaccaaaaggtcggcagtttgaatccaccaggtgctccttggaaattctatggggcagttctactctgtcttatggg
The window above is part of the Loxodonta africana isolate mLoxAfr1 chromosome 10, mLoxAfr1.hap2, whole genome shotgun sequence genome. Proteins encoded here:
- the SOCS4 gene encoding suppressor of cytokine signaling 4, with amino-acid sequence MAESIENNSKNVDVRPKTSRSRSADRKDGYVWSGKKLSWLKKSESCSDAETVDTVEKTEVPLRSQERKHSCSSIELDLDHSCGHRFLGRSLKQKLQDAVGQCFPIKNCSSRHSSGLPSKRKIHISELMLDKCPFPPRSDLAFRWHFIKRHTVPINPKSEEWVSTDLSQSELRDGQLKQRRNMEEDVNCFSHTNVQPCVITTNSASCKGDPMTGSVINLVSNNSIEDSDMDSDDEIITLCTSSRKRNKPKWELDDEILQLETPPKYHTQIDYVHCLVPDLLQINNNPCYWGVMDKYAAEALLEGKPEGTFLLRDSAQEDYLFSVSFRRYSRSLHARIEQWNHNFSFDAHDPCVFHSPDITGLLEHYKDPSACMFFEPLLSTPLIRTFPFSLQHICRTVICNCTTYDGIDALPIPSSMKLYLKEYHYKSKVRVLRIDAPEQQC